One genomic window of Candidatus Omnitrophota bacterium includes the following:
- the rny gene encoding ribonuclease Y: MGILGAAFFFVFGYMIRKIVAKKRLKSAEEKARVMLEEVKKEVANRRKEIDLEAKDLLHKTRNEFEKESRDRKQELFALERRLIQREENLDRKVDMIDKKEKNVEHREGSLIAKEHSADAKIKELDHVLEEEKIKLQQISSMSRDEAKRILLHRLEGEIKQEADIMIQRTIEEAKTNADKEARKIVGMAIQKCAADHTVETTVSVVNLPSDDMKGRIIGREGRNIRALEIATGVDVIIDDTPEAVILSGFDMVKREIAKRSLEKLIEDGRIHPGRIEEVVEKVKKEMDEHIKEEGEKALFDVGIHGMHVEIIKLLGRLKYRTSYGQNVLQHSKEVAYLMGVLAGELRIDPTLAKRIGLLHDIGKATSHEVEGTHAKIGSDLARKYGETESVIHAIEAHHQDIEPKTLMAVLVQAADAISATRPGARRETLELYIKRLEKLEAIADSFKGVEKSFAIQAGREIRVIVQPDKITDAQAISMARDITKKIEEGLEYPGQIKVTVIRETRAIDYAR, encoded by the coding sequence ATGGGTATTCTGGGAGCCGCTTTCTTCTTTGTTTTTGGTTATATGATCCGGAAGATCGTGGCGAAAAAAAGGCTTAAGTCCGCTGAAGAAAAAGCAAGAGTTATGCTTGAAGAGGTCAAGAAGGAAGTAGCCAACAGGCGAAAAGAGATAGACCTTGAGGCAAAGGATCTTCTTCATAAGACAAGGAATGAGTTTGAAAAGGAATCGCGCGACAGAAAGCAGGAACTCTTTGCGCTTGAAAGAAGATTAATACAGCGCGAGGAGAACCTGGACAGAAAAGTAGATATGATCGACAAGAAAGAGAAAAATGTCGAACATAGAGAGGGCTCCCTTATTGCTAAAGAGCATAGCGCGGATGCTAAGATAAAGGAACTGGACCACGTTCTCGAGGAGGAGAAGATAAAACTGCAGCAGATATCAAGCATGAGCAGAGATGAGGCAAAGAGGATACTTCTGCACCGCTTAGAGGGCGAAATCAAGCAGGAAGCGGATATTATGATACAAAGGACCATTGAGGAAGCTAAAACGAACGCAGACAAAGAAGCTAGAAAGATAGTCGGTATGGCCATACAAAAATGCGCCGCGGATCATACCGTAGAAACTACCGTAAGCGTAGTGAACCTGCCGAGTGACGATATGAAAGGCCGTATCATAGGCAGAGAAGGCCGTAACATAAGGGCGCTTGAAATAGCGACGGGAGTTGATGTCATAATAGACGATACGCCGGAAGCGGTCATACTCTCGGGGTTTGATATGGTAAAACGCGAGATCGCCAAAAGGAGCCTTGAAAAGCTCATAGAAGACGGCAGGATCCACCCCGGGCGCATAGAAGAGGTAGTTGAAAAAGTAAAGAAGGAGATGGATGAGCATATTAAAGAGGAGGGCGAAAAGGCCCTATTTGACGTCGGCATCCACGGCATGCACGTAGAGATCATCAAACTTTTGGGCAGGCTGAAATACAGGACCAGTTACGGTCAGAATGTCCTGCAGCATTCCAAAGAAGTCGCCTATCTGATGGGTGTTTTGGCGGGAGAGTTAAGGATAGACCCGACGCTGGCAAAGAGAATAGGCCTTCTTCACGATATAGGAAAGGCGACGAGCCATGAGGTCGAAGGGACCCATGCAAAAATAGGATCCGACCTTGCCAGAAAATACGGCGAGACGGAAAGCGTCATTCACGCGATAGAAGCGCATCATCAGGACATAGAGCCGAAGACTCTAATGGCTGTTTTGGTGCAGGCCGCTGATGCTATAAGCGCCACAAGGCCCGGCGCAAGGCGCGAAACGCTGGAGCTTTATATAAAACGCCTCGAAAAACTGGAGGCGATAGCAGATTCATTTAAAGGCGTTGAAAAGTCCTTTGCAATCCAAGCCGGGCGGGAAATAAGAGTAATCGTGCAACCGGATAAGATAACCGATGCCCAGGCGATTTCAATGGCAAGGGATATCACAAAAAAGATAGAAGAAGGGCTCGAGTATCCCGGCCAGATCAAGGTGACAGTCATACGAGAGACGCGCGCGATCGATTACGCGAGATAA
- a CDS encoding 5-formyltetrahydrofolate cyclo-ligase: MVDLLKRKIRKETLDRLYAINKKDKEQKVNILRRKLFSLTEFKEAKCVMFYVSKPYEVDTHEMIDESIQMGKKVVVPITVKEEKTLKLSELKDREKELIRSHYGIHQPGEKHVKPVSLEEVDLMVVPGIAFDRHGHRLGHGGGYFDRFLHKAPPRLFTVGLAFDFQLVDELPRYDTDIPLNKILVS, translated from the coding sequence ATGGTAGATCTACTGAAAAGAAAGATAAGAAAGGAGACATTAGATAGGCTGTACGCTATCAATAAAAAAGATAAAGAACAAAAAGTAAATATACTAAGAAGGAAACTATTTTCACTAACTGAGTTTAAAGAGGCAAAATGCGTGATGTTTTACGTATCCAAGCCTTATGAAGTGGATACGCATGAAATGATAGACGAATCAATACAAATGGGGAAGAAAGTTGTGGTGCCCATTACCGTTAAGGAGGAAAAGACGCTGAAGCTTTCCGAATTAAAGGATAGGGAGAAGGAACTTATAAGAAGCCATTACGGCATTCATCAGCCGGGCGAGAAGCACGTAAAACCCGTTTCGCTTGAAGAGGTGGACCTCATGGTAGTGCCGGGCATAGCTTTTGACAGGCACGGCCACCGTCTGGGGCACGGCGGCGGGTATTTTGACAGGTTCCTTCACAAAGCTCCGCCGCGTCTTTTTACGGTGGGGCTCGCTTTCGATTTTCAATTAGTTGATGAGCTTCCTCGATACGACACCGATATTCCCCTTAATAAGATTCTTGTATCGTGA
- the nifU gene encoding Fe-S cluster assembly scaffold protein NifU produces the protein MNNQYSEKVMEHFKNPHNVGEIPDADGIGNVGNPVCGDIMRLYIKIENGRIKDAKFKTFGCAAAIATSSMVTDLVKGKTIEEALEISNKAVASALDGLPPVKMHCSMLAEEALKSAIGDYLKKRG, from the coding sequence ATGAACAATCAATACAGCGAAAAAGTGATGGAACATTTCAAAAATCCGCACAATGTAGGCGAGATACCGGACGCCGACGGCATCGGTAATGTCGGAAATCCCGTGTGTGGAGACATAATGCGTCTTTATATCAAAATAGAAAACGGCAGGATAAAAGACGCCAAATTTAAGACATTTGGCTGTGCCGCCGCCATAGCGACGTCAAGCATGGTGACCGACCTTGTAAAGGGGAAGACTATAGAAGAAGCGCTCGAGATCTCTAACAAGGCCGTAGCCAGCGCGTTGGACGGCCTGCCGCCGGTCAAGATGCACTGTTCAATGCTTGCGGAAGAAGCGCTGAAATCCGCAATAGGGGATTACCTTAAGAAACGCGGGTGA
- the nifS gene encoding cysteine desulfurase NifS, with the protein MKRIYLDHNATTPVDPEVLKKMLPYFGEEYGNASSLHSFGRYAREAVENARLQVARLIGPVEPVDIVFTSGGTESDNFAVKGAAYALKDKGRHIITSKIEHHAVLNACEFLAKNGYEVTYLAVDEYGLVDMEALKSAIRKDTILISIMFANNEVGTVEPVKEIAKIAREKGILFHTDAVQALGKIDIDVESLGIDLLSISAHKIYGPKGVGALCMNKKAKLTPLMHGGHHERNRRAGTENVPGIVGFGKACELAAGNMKAEMKRIEVLRDRLWQGIIKSIEDVKLNGHPTLGLPNTLNVSFKYVEGESVLLNLDLKGIAASSGSACTSGSLEPSHVLKAMSVEPATVQGSVRFSLGSENTEAEIDRVVKELPPIIKKLRDMSPLYKNSE; encoded by the coding sequence ATGAAAAGAATATATTTGGACCATAACGCGACGACGCCGGTCGATCCGGAAGTGCTTAAAAAGATGCTCCCTTATTTTGGCGAAGAGTATGGCAACGCCTCAAGCCTCCATTCATTTGGCAGGTATGCGCGCGAAGCGGTAGAAAACGCCCGGTTACAAGTGGCACGCCTCATAGGGCCGGTAGAGCCGGTTGATATAGTGTTTACAAGCGGTGGTACCGAATCCGACAACTTCGCCGTAAAAGGCGCCGCCTACGCATTAAAAGATAAAGGCAGGCATATAATAACAAGCAAAATCGAGCACCACGCGGTGCTTAACGCCTGCGAATTCTTAGCCAAAAACGGTTACGAAGTTACTTACCTCGCCGTAGATGAATACGGATTGGTAGATATGGAAGCGCTTAAGTCCGCGATAAGAAAAGATACGATTCTTATAAGCATAATGTTTGCGAATAATGAAGTCGGGACGGTCGAACCGGTGAAAGAGATCGCAAAGATCGCGCGCGAGAAAGGGATTTTATTCCACACAGATGCGGTGCAGGCGCTGGGGAAGATAGATATAGATGTCGAATCACTCGGCATAGACCTTTTGTCGATATCGGCTCATAAGATATACGGACCTAAGGGCGTCGGGGCACTTTGTATGAACAAAAAGGCGAAGTTGACGCCTCTTATGCACGGCGGCCACCACGAAAGAAACCGCAGGGCCGGTACGGAGAATGTGCCGGGTATAGTCGGGTTTGGAAAGGCGTGCGAACTGGCGGCCGGTAACATGAAAGCGGAAATGAAACGCATAGAAGTTTTAAGAGACAGATTATGGCAGGGTATAATTAAAAGTATAGAAGACGTCAAACTGAACGGCCATCCGACGCTTGGGCTTCCAAATACGCTAAATGTAAGCTTCAAATATGTCGAAGGCGAATCAGTGCTTCTGAACCTTGACTTAAAAGGAATCGCGGCATCAAGCGGCTCTGCCTGCACTTCGGGAAGCCTTGAACCGTCGCACGTTTTAAAGGCGATGAGCGTAGAGCCGGCTACCGTGCAGGGCTCCGTAAGATTTTCCTTGGGCAGCGAAAACACTGAGGCAGAAATAGATAGAGTCGTAAAAGAACTGCCTCCCATTATAAAGAAATTGCGCGACATGTCGCCTTTGTATAAAAACAGCGAGTAG
- a CDS encoding Rrf2 family transcriptional regulator, with the protein MSISTKSTYGIRAMFELALNHGASPISVAYISKKENISVPYLEQLLNKLRRKGLVKSIRGPAGGYVLAKAPAKITMGEIVMALDGDITPVHCASSTKPIKACKMIDRCVTKTVWKKLKNALDNTLNSVSLKDLCDDAKRMKVDKTVRHKYEFNI; encoded by the coding sequence TTGAGCATATCCACAAAATCCACATACGGCATAAGGGCAATGTTTGAGCTGGCGCTTAATCACGGCGCGAGCCCCATTTCAGTCGCCTATATCTCTAAAAAAGAAAATATCTCCGTGCCATATCTAGAACAGCTCTTAAATAAGCTGCGCAGGAAAGGCCTTGTAAAGAGTATCAGGGGGCCGGCCGGAGGCTATGTTCTCGCAAAAGCCCCCGCAAAGATAACGATGGGAGAAATAGTAATGGCCCTGGACGGAGATATAACGCCGGTTCATTGCGCGAGCAGCACAAAGCCCATCAAAGCGTGCAAAATGATAGATAGATGCGTCACAAAAACGGTATGGAAAAAATTGAAAAACGCGCTTGATAATACGCTGAACAGTGTTTCGCTTAAAGACCTCTGTGATGATGCAAAAAGGATGAAGGTCGATAAGACTGTTCGTCATAAGTATGAGTTTAATATATAG
- a CDS encoding methylenetetrahydrofolate reductase C-terminal domain-containing protein: MIITKQKDKSEILKYLGKESRIFIIGCGECATVCKTGGEKEVADMKKFLESHGKSVTGFCLPDAPCIASQARTAIGKNKTAMKESDALLIMACGLAIQSVKENMPFDKALHIANDTLFIGEVTKSGDFLERCSACGECILELTEGICPVTRCPKGLLNGPCGGVNKSKCEVNPDIDCAWVLIYEDLKKKGKIHLLKTYNPPKDHSKMLKPRKLMAAS, encoded by the coding sequence ATGATAATTACCAAACAGAAAGACAAATCGGAAATTCTAAAGTATCTTGGCAAAGAGTCCAGGATATTTATAATCGGCTGCGGGGAATGCGCCACGGTATGCAAGACCGGCGGCGAAAAAGAAGTGGCGGATATGAAGAAGTTCCTCGAGAGCCACGGGAAGTCCGTAACCGGTTTTTGCCTGCCGGACGCGCCATGCATAGCAAGCCAGGCGAGGACGGCCATAGGCAAAAATAAGACGGCGATGAAAGAATCCGACGCGCTTTTAATAATGGCATGCGGTCTGGCCATTCAGTCTGTAAAAGAAAACATGCCCTTTGATAAAGCGCTTCATATCGCAAACGATACTTTATTTATAGGAGAGGTAACGAAGAGCGGCGATTTTCTGGAGAGGTGCAGTGCGTGCGGAGAATGCATATTGGAACTTACAGAAGGCATATGCCCCGTTACACGCTGCCCTAAGGGGCTTTTGAACGGCCCTTGCGGAGGGGTTAATAAATCCAAATGCGAGGTCAATCCCGATATTGACTGCGCGTGGGTTTTGATATATGAGGATTTGAAGAAGAAGGGCAAAATACATCTTTTAAAAACCTATAACCCCCCCAAAGACCATTCCAAAATGCTCAAGCCGCGCAAATTAATGGCCGCCTCCTAA
- a CDS encoding NifU family protein: MDDVKKDVEAVLNKLRATLQADGGDIELVEVNEDGIVKVCLKGACAGCPMSQMTLAHFVEEHIRRAVPSIKRVEAV; the protein is encoded by the coding sequence ATGGATGATGTCAAAAAAGACGTAGAGGCCGTACTGAACAAGCTGAGAGCTACGCTGCAGGCAGACGGCGGAGATATAGAATTGGTAGAAGTAAATGAAGACGGTATTGTAAAGGTGTGCCTTAAGGGCGCGTGCGCCGGATGCCCGATGAGCCAGATGACGCTGGCCCATTTTGTTGAAGAACATATCAGAAGGGCGGTTCCTTCCATAAAAAGGGTAGAGGCGGTTTGA
- a CDS encoding TlpA family protein disulfide reductase: protein MVKKSFIFPILISMILFAGCSVAEESASKKAPNFSLPDIKGKTVRLSDYNNKVVLLNFFATWCPPCREEIPDFIDMVNTKDSEKFIIIGISMEQGDDATVKRFAAERRINYPVLIDDGLVSKAYGPIYSIPTTFIIDKKGNITQKIIGSRTKKEFEKIIEPLL, encoded by the coding sequence ATGGTTAAAAAAAGCTTTATATTTCCGATCTTAATAAGCATGATATTATTTGCCGGTTGTTCCGTAGCCGAGGAGAGTGCATCAAAAAAAGCGCCCAATTTTTCTCTTCCCGACATAAAAGGTAAAACGGTCAGGCTCTCTGATTATAATAATAAAGTGGTCTTGCTCAATTTTTTTGCAACGTGGTGCCCTCCCTGCAGGGAAGAGATCCCGGACTTCATAGATATGGTCAATACAAAGGACAGCGAAAAATTCATAATAATAGGCATATCTATGGAACAGGGCGACGATGCCACAGTGAAGAGATTTGCCGCCGAAAGGAGAATAAATTATCCTGTACTTATAGATGACGGGCTCGTATCAAAAGCATACGGCCCTATTTATAGTATCCCGACGACATTTATTATAGATAAAAAGGGAAATATAACCCAAAAAATAATAGGTTCGCGCACCAAAAAAGAATTCGAAAAAATAATAGAGCCGCTTTTATAG
- a CDS encoding cytochrome c biogenesis protein CcdA: MGNTAPVSFSLAFIAGFLTFASPCIFPLIPAYLSYITGISFSNIKEADKKSIQRKTLIYSVFFVLGFSSIFIALGASASLVGSIIFAHKALLARIGGFLVILFGLYIMGVFRLGALDKEKRIGLKLQKTSKLGAFLLGVTFAAAWTPCVGPILGSILIYAGTKETMLEGIWLLSFYSLGLAVPFLVSAFLVNSLLSIMPRLNKYLAAVKYICGILLVIIGILLVTNHFGMVRW; the protein is encoded by the coding sequence ATGGGAAACACCGCGCCGGTATCTTTTTCACTCGCTTTCATAGCGGGATTTTTGACATTTGCTTCGCCCTGTATCTTTCCGCTTATCCCCGCATACCTTTCCTATATCACGGGTATATCTTTCAGCAATATAAAAGAAGCCGATAAAAAAAGCATCCAGCGCAAGACCCTCATCTATTCCGTCTTTTTTGTACTAGGTTTCTCGTCGATATTTATAGCATTGGGCGCCTCGGCATCTTTAGTAGGCAGTATTATCTTTGCCCACAAAGCTTTATTGGCGCGCATAGGCGGATTTTTAGTCATACTTTTTGGCCTTTATATAATGGGCGTTTTCCGGCTGGGGGCCCTTGATAAGGAAAAAAGGATAGGATTAAAGCTGCAAAAGACCTCAAAACTCGGTGCCTTCCTTCTGGGTGTTACATTCGCGGCGGCATGGACACCGTGCGTAGGGCCGATTTTAGGGTCGATACTGATTTATGCTGGCACAAAAGAGACAATGTTAGAAGGGATTTGGCTGCTCAGTTTCTATTCACTGGGATTAGCCGTGCCTTTCTTAGTTTCGGCATTTTTGGTCAATTCGCTGCTTTCTATTATGCCCCGGCTCAACAAGTATTTGGCAGCGGTAAAATACATCTGCGGCATTCTTTTGGTCATAATAGGGATATTACTTGTTACAAACCACTTTGGTATGGTAAGATGGTAA
- a CDS encoding homocysteine biosynthesis protein, with the protein MAKTIKEINEKIKRGDVVVVTAEEIIDIVEKKGAAEAAKYVDVVTTGTFGPMCSSGAYFNVGHSKPKIKLGGGKVTLNGVPAYAGFAAVDIYIGATAMPDDDPRNKVYPGDFNYGGAHVIEELVAGKDVRLEGTAYGTDCYPRKKIDTLICLKDLNEAVLFNPRNCYQNYNVAVNLSDKAIYTYMGVLKPHIGNANYCSAGQLSPLLNDPYYKTLGIGTRIFLGGGEGYVAWQGTQHNPSVKRKPNGVPQAPAGTLAVIGDLKGMSAKWLSGSSFIGYGVTLNVGIGIPIPILNEEIVKYTAVKDEDIYAQIIDYSQAYPQGIGESLGEINYKELKSGTIKVKGKDVPTGSLSSYSKAIEITELLKKSIKDKKFFLTEPVQPIPGADSGVKFKPLNERPVKQ; encoded by the coding sequence ATGGCAAAGACTATAAAAGAAATAAATGAAAAGATAAAAAGAGGCGATGTAGTCGTTGTCACCGCCGAAGAGATAATAGACATTGTTGAGAAAAAGGGCGCAGCCGAGGCAGCCAAATACGTCGATGTCGTCACAACAGGCACCTTCGGTCCCATGTGTTCAAGCGGGGCGTATTTTAATGTAGGCCACTCAAAACCCAAAATAAAACTGGGCGGCGGTAAGGTGACTTTGAACGGCGTACCCGCATATGCCGGTTTTGCGGCTGTAGACATTTATATAGGCGCCACCGCTATGCCGGATGACGACCCACGGAATAAGGTGTACCCGGGCGACTTTAACTACGGCGGAGCCCATGTTATAGAGGAACTTGTAGCCGGCAAGGATGTGAGGCTTGAAGGAACGGCATACGGCACCGATTGCTACCCGCGTAAAAAGATAGATACGCTTATATGCCTGAAAGACCTAAACGAAGCGGTTCTTTTTAATCCGCGGAACTGTTATCAGAATTATAATGTGGCGGTCAATCTATCTGACAAAGCCATTTATACTTATATGGGCGTATTAAAGCCGCATATAGGCAATGCGAATTATTGCAGCGCCGGACAGTTGTCACCGCTTTTAAATGACCCATACTATAAAACCCTCGGTATAGGCACAAGAATATTTCTGGGCGGCGGCGAAGGGTATGTGGCCTGGCAGGGCACGCAGCACAATCCTTCCGTTAAAAGGAAACCGAATGGAGTACCTCAGGCGCCTGCCGGCACTCTCGCGGTAATAGGAGACCTTAAGGGCATGTCCGCAAAATGGCTTTCCGGTTCTTCCTTCATCGGCTACGGCGTCACTTTGAATGTCGGCATAGGAATACCTATACCGATATTGAATGAGGAAATAGTAAAATATACGGCCGTTAAGGATGAGGACATATATGCGCAGATAATCGACTATTCCCAGGCATATCCTCAAGGCATCGGAGAATCACTCGGAGAGATAAATTACAAAGAACTTAAGTCCGGTACCATCAAGGTAAAAGGCAAAGATGTGCCTACGGGGTCGCTCTCCAGCTACAGTAAAGCAATCGAAATAACGGAATTGCTTAAGAAGAGCATAAAAGATAAGAAGTTCTTCCTGACTGAGCCGGTCCAACCCATTCCGGGCGCAGACTCCGGCGTAAAGTTTAAACCGCTTAACGAGCGCCCCGTCAAACAATAA
- the cysK gene encoding cysteine synthase A, with product MPKIYDNITETVGKTPLVRLGKISQGLPAEIVAKIESFNPCGSVKDRIGLAMIEAAEKENLIKKGATIVEPTSGNTGIGLAFVCAQRGYNLILTMPDTMSVERRQLLLIFGAKIVLTPGKEGMCGAVEKAEEIVKNTPNSFMPQQFKNPANPKIHRETTAEEIWKDADGKVDILVSGVGTGGTLTGVGQVLKRRNKNIYIVAVEPADSPVLSGGKAGSHKIQGIGAGFVPEVLEKDLIDEIIAVKNEEAKEFTKRLAKEEGILAGISSGAALFAAHAVAKRKENNGKRIVVVLPDTGERYLSTDLFK from the coding sequence ATGCCGAAAATATACGATAATATAACAGAAACCGTAGGAAAGACCCCTTTAGTCAGACTAGGCAAGATAAGCCAGGGTCTTCCGGCGGAAATTGTCGCAAAGATCGAGTCCTTTAATCCATGCGGGAGCGTAAAGGATAGGATAGGCCTCGCGATGATAGAGGCTGCCGAAAAAGAGAATCTTATAAAAAAAGGCGCTACTATCGTAGAGCCTACAAGCGGAAATACCGGTATAGGCCTTGCATTTGTATGCGCCCAGCGAGGATATAATCTTATACTGACCATGCCCGATACCATGAGCGTGGAAAGAAGGCAGCTTCTTTTGATATTCGGCGCCAAGATAGTTCTTACGCCAGGCAAAGAGGGCATGTGCGGCGCTGTAGAAAAGGCGGAGGAGATAGTAAAAAATACGCCGAATTCTTTCATGCCGCAACAATTTAAAAATCCAGCCAACCCCAAAATACACAGAGAGACTACAGCTGAAGAGATCTGGAAGGATGCCGACGGCAAAGTGGATATTCTTGTGTCGGGCGTGGGGACCGGTGGCACGCTTACGGGCGTAGGCCAGGTATTAAAAAGAAGGAATAAAAATATTTATATTGTAGCGGTTGAGCCCGCGGATTCACCCGTCCTTTCGGGCGGCAAAGCAGGCTCGCATAAGATACAGGGCATAGGAGCGGGATTTGTGCCGGAGGTCTTAGAGAAAGATCTTATAGACGAGATAATTGCGGTAAAGAATGAAGAGGCAAAAGAGTTTACGAAGAGGTTGGCTAAGGAAGAGGGCATCCTGGCCGGCATATCGAGCGGTGCAGCGCTTTTTGCGGCACATGCGGTAGCAAAACGTAAAGAGAACAATGGAAAACGGATAGTTGTTGTACTGCCCGACACGGGCGAGCGCTATCTAAGTACAGATTTGTTTAAATAA
- a CDS encoding biotin transporter BioY, with product MNSVAFQGILNKEIIIDKTTSRVAGCLVFALFTAIGAYVRIPLFFTPVPLTLQTFFVLLSGAVLGRKWGAASQVLYLSLGAFGLPVFQGYGYGISHIFGPTGGYLFGFICAAYVIGYFTESGVFEKKSFSIFLAMITGLVVVYLCGIAWLKLLLGANLKSALVMGLYPFLLGEVIKVIAASYIYLGLRSRL from the coding sequence ATGAATAGTGTCGCGTTTCAAGGTATACTAAACAAGGAGATTATAATAGATAAAACGACAAGCCGCGTTGCCGGCTGTTTGGTTTTCGCGTTATTTACGGCCATAGGCGCTTATGTGAGGATCCCGCTTTTTTTCACTCCGGTGCCGCTTACCCTTCAGACATTTTTTGTGCTGCTTTCCGGAGCGGTATTGGGCAGGAAATGGGGTGCGGCAAGCCAGGTATTGTACCTTTCACTCGGCGCATTTGGCCTTCCGGTTTTTCAGGGTTACGGATACGGCATATCGCATATCTTCGGCCCGACAGGCGGATACCTTTTTGGATTTATATGTGCGGCGTACGTCATCGGCTATTTTACCGAAAGCGGTGTTTTCGAAAAGAAGAGTTTCAGTATATTTCTGGCGATGATAACGGGACTCGTCGTAGTGTATCTATGCGGCATAGCGTGGCTTAAGCTACTGTTAGGCGCAAATCTGAAGTCAGCTCTCGTAATGGGCCTTTATCCTTTCTTACTCGGAGAGGTAATCAAGGTTATTGCCGCTTCCTATATATATCTTGGCCTCAGAAGCAGATTATAG
- a CDS encoding tetratricopeptide repeat protein: MRKNIILIILLALLSLYAREARAVDILEIRVKRLYKEAQAKADKGDYDEAIEIYNKAILMAKDRDIKQYLINAKKELQKKKRAEKGDFRIFRMEEEPEEMIFKPMMGGIPEKPEEKAGLEEERAQLEAERRKLEAERAKLEEERRKKEVAEEKARLEEEKERLEADRAKLDEEKAQLEEERRKEEVAKEKTDRSSFEEERRRAEAERQKALKAFEETPEKVMRKEEPVSEEKEPEEVVIQGQEMPDVETESADLEERKEREARDRAIYKNSFYRLEVKEILRNVQDKLKEASVKLEEEAAFKRTEAKLNDLLALDQQAEALVAEGKYEKARGIYEKILSMSKDPDLKKYMKKQKGD; the protein is encoded by the coding sequence ATGCGGAAGAACATTATTCTTATAATATTATTAGCCCTACTATCCCTTTATGCCCGGGAGGCGCGTGCTGTTGATATCTTGGAGATAAGAGTAAAGAGGCTTTACAAAGAAGCTCAGGCCAAAGCGGACAAAGGCGATTACGACGAGGCCATCGAGATATACAACAAAGCCATACTGATGGCCAAGGACAGGGATATAAAACAGTACCTTATAAACGCAAAGAAAGAATTACAGAAAAAGAAACGCGCGGAAAAAGGCGATTTCCGCATCTTCCGTATGGAAGAAGAGCCGGAAGAGATGATCTTTAAGCCGATGATGGGGGGAATACCGGAAAAACCCGAGGAGAAGGCCGGTTTGGAGGAAGAGAGGGCTCAGCTTGAAGCCGAACGGAGAAAGCTGGAAGCAGAAAGGGCAAAGCTTGAAGAAGAGAGGCGTAAAAAAGAAGTTGCCGAAGAAAAAGCCCGCCTTGAAGAGGAGAAGGAAAGATTGGAAGCCGATAGAGCGAAGCTCGATGAGGAAAAAGCGCAGCTAGAAGAAGAGAGGCGCAAAGAAGAAGTTGCCAAAGAGAAAACCGATAGATCGAGCTTTGAAGAAGAGCGCCGCCGCGCGGAAGCAGAAAGGCAGAAAGCGCTTAAGGCGTTTGAAGAAACGCCCGAAAAGGTAATGCGGAAAGAGGAGCCTGTTTCGGAAGAAAAAGAGCCCGAAGAAGTGGTTATCCAAGGCCAGGAGATGCCCGACGTAGAGACCGAATCCGCTGATCTGGAAGAGAGGAAAGAGAGAGAGGCGCGCGACAGGGCAATTTACAAAAATTCCTTTTACAGGCTTGAGGTAAAAGAGATCTTACGTAATGTGCAGGATAAGTTAAAAGAGGCCTCGGTGAAGTTGGAAGAAGAAGCGGCGTTCAAAAGGACCGAGGCGAAACTCAATGATCTCCTAGCGCTGGACCAGCAGGCCGAAGCGCTTGTGGCCGAAGGTAAATACGAGAAGGCAAGGGGTATCTACGAAAAGATTCTTTCCATGTCAAAAGACCCCGATTTAAAAAAATATATGAAAAAGCAAAAGGGAGATTAA